From the genome of Streptococcus lutetiensis, one region includes:
- a CDS encoding class I SAM-dependent methyltransferase, whose amino-acid sequence MSIVITTSLRENAKLLAEAKTIGEKLNLPVIERNKQSAKKLLQGREGVLLVYENKLRLLNQDGSELSFHPDTAMLRIKSSHDALVDLLGTDSLKVLDTTMGLASDSIVMSHAGHDVTAIESNSLIHFIVSEGLKNYQSNSESLNQAMRSIKTICAESLAYLKKLPNDSFDIVYCDPMFSERIEESKNLDGLRQYANVTAFSEELLQETKRVARKKIIIKAHFRDDVFEKYGFEHLIRKNQKFHYGVIEI is encoded by the coding sequence ATGTCAATTGTAATTACAACTAGTTTGAGAGAAAATGCTAAATTGCTTGCTGAAGCAAAAACAATCGGTGAAAAGCTTAATCTTCCAGTGATTGAGCGAAATAAACAATCAGCAAAAAAGCTGTTGCAGGGTCGCGAGGGTGTCCTTTTGGTTTATGAAAATAAGCTGCGCTTATTAAATCAAGATGGTAGTGAGCTTTCTTTTCATCCAGATACGGCTATGCTACGAATAAAAAGTTCACACGATGCATTGGTTGATTTACTTGGTACGGACTCTTTGAAGGTTCTTGACACGACAATGGGATTAGCAAGTGATAGTATTGTTATGTCCCATGCTGGACATGATGTGACTGCAATAGAAAGCAATTCTTTAATCCATTTTATTGTTTCAGAAGGTTTAAAAAACTATCAAAGTAACTCTGAGTCACTAAACCAAGCAATGCGTTCAATCAAGACTATTTGTGCTGAGAGTCTGGCGTACTTGAAAAAACTACCGAATGATTCTTTTGATATTGTTTATTGTGATCCGATGTTTTCTGAGAGAATTGAGGAATCGAAGAATCTGGATGGCTTACGTCAGTATGCTAATGTCACAGCTTTTTCAGAAGAGCTTTTGCAAGAAACTAAGCGTGTGGCTAGAAAGAAGATTATCATTAAAGCTCATTTTAGAGATGATGTCTTTGAAAAATATGGCTTTGAACATCTTATAAGAAAAAATCAAAAATTCCATTATGGAGTGATTGAGATTTAG
- the trmD gene encoding tRNA (guanosine(37)-N1)-methyltransferase TrmD, translated as MKIDILTLFPEMFAPLEYSIVGKAKEKGLLDINYHNFRDNAEKARHVDDEPYGGGQGMLLRAQPIFDTIDKIDAKKPRVILLDPAGRTFDQSYAEELAQEDELIFICGHYEGYDERIKTLVTDEISLGDFVLTGGELAAMTIVDATVRLIPNVLGKEASHQDDSFSSGLLEFPQYTRPYDFRGMKVPDVLMSGHHENIRKWRIEQSLRKTLERRPDLLEDHALTKEEEAIFRKILKERDAQE; from the coding sequence ATGAAGATTGATATCTTAACGCTCTTTCCTGAAATGTTTGCGCCTTTAGAATACTCTATTGTCGGGAAAGCCAAGGAAAAAGGGTTGCTTGACATTAACTATCATAATTTCCGTGATAATGCCGAAAAAGCTCGTCATGTTGATGATGAACCATACGGTGGTGGACAGGGAATGTTGCTTCGTGCACAGCCTATTTTTGACACGATTGATAAAATCGATGCGAAGAAACCTCGTGTTATTCTTTTGGATCCAGCGGGTCGCACTTTTGATCAAAGCTATGCTGAAGAATTGGCACAGGAAGATGAGTTGATTTTTATCTGTGGCCACTATGAAGGTTATGATGAACGTATCAAGACTTTGGTAACGGATGAAATCTCACTCGGGGATTTTGTTTTAACGGGTGGTGAATTGGCTGCGATGACGATTGTGGATGCAACGGTTCGCCTAATTCCAAATGTTCTTGGAAAAGAAGCGAGTCACCAAGATGATTCGTTCTCATCTGGTTTGCTCGAGTTCCCACAATACACTCGTCCCTATGACTTCAGAGGTATGAAAGTTCCTGATGTTTTGATGAGTGGTCACCATGAAAATATTCGCAAATGGCGAATTGAACAAAGTCTTCGTAAGACTTTAGAGCGTCGACCGGATTTGTTGGAAGATCATGCTCTTACAAAAGAAGAAGAGGCTATTTTCCGCAAGATTCTCAAAGAGAGAGACGCGCAAGAATAG
- the rimM gene encoding ribosome maturation factor RimM (Essential for efficient processing of 16S rRNA) — translation MNYYNVGKIVNTQGLQGEMRVLSVTDFVEERFKKGSKLAVFDDKDNFLIDVEIASHRKQKNFDIIKFKGMYHINDIEKYKGCTLKVAEKNLSELEDGEFYYHEIIGLDVYENDILVGQVKEILQPGANDVWVVKRKGKRDLLLPYIPSVVLNVDVAANRVDVDILEGLDDED, via the coding sequence ATGAATTACTATAATGTTGGAAAAATCGTCAATACACAAGGTCTTCAAGGTGAGATGCGTGTGTTGTCAGTAACTGATTTTGTTGAAGAACGTTTTAAAAAAGGTTCAAAATTAGCTGTTTTTGATGATAAAGACAATTTCTTGATTGATGTTGAGATTGCTAGTCACCGTAAGCAAAAGAATTTTGATATTATTAAGTTCAAAGGCATGTATCATATCAATGATATTGAAAAATACAAAGGTTGCACTTTGAAAGTGGCTGAAAAAAACTTGTCAGAGCTTGAAGACGGTGAATTTTACTATCATGAAATTATCGGGCTTGATGTTTATGAAAATGACATTTTAGTCGGACAAGTCAAAGAAATTCTTCAACCTGGCGCAAATGATGTTTGGGTGGTTAAACGTAAAGGTAAACGCGACTTGCTATTACCATACATTCCATCAGTTGTTTTAAATGTCGATGTTGCTGCCAATCGTGTAGATGTGGATATTTTGGAAGGACTTGACGATGAAGATTGA
- a CDS encoding GrpB family protein, with translation MRTKEVLLLSYQESWKDDFEKIAKELKTALGDLILKIEHVGSTSVQGLSAKPIIDIDLVIAIDTDLSEVIQKLAAIGYVHEGNLGIEGREAFAYSGKEHLQVHHLYVCPENSPELKRHLAFRDYLRSHPEAILSYGEVKEKAAKLFSKDIDKYIAYKSSIIEEIYKELEI, from the coding sequence ATGCGAACGAAGGAAGTCCTTCTTCTGTCTTATCAGGAAAGTTGGAAAGATGATTTTGAGAAGATTGCCAAAGAGCTTAAAACTGCTCTAGGTGACTTAATTCTTAAAATAGAACATGTGGGAAGTACTTCTGTTCAAGGACTTTCGGCAAAGCCAATTATTGACATCGATTTGGTGATTGCTATAGACACAGATTTGTCTGAGGTGATTCAAAAATTAGCAGCGATTGGTTATGTTCATGAGGGAAATTTGGGGATCGAAGGTAGAGAAGCTTTTGCTTACTCAGGCAAAGAGCATCTTCAAGTTCATCATCTTTATGTTTGTCCTGAAAATTCACCTGAACTGAAGCGTCATCTTGCTTTTCGTGATTATTTACGTAGTCATCCTGAGGCTATTTTGTCTTATGGCGAGGTAAAAGAAAAAGCAGCGAAGCTATTTTCTAAAGATATTGATAAATACATTGCCTATAAATCGTCGATTATCGAAGAAATATACAAGGAGTTGGAAATATAA
- a CDS encoding ABC transporter permease, with the protein MENWKFALSSIMGHKMRSFLTTLGIIIGVASVVVIMALGEGMTNQVTNMFASDNQNIQIYYTTKKSDDIDIFDDEDPTASDKGPQIKEEWLQKITSELPGVTNYYLTNGTTSTVEENQKKSKNVNITGVNKTYFAVKKFKVLAGRSFEKGDYDRFSRIVMLDTKLAVKLFGSNDAALNQQVSIGSKTYLVVGVYKDPDAGSAQYGMQSGGNAVMTNTQLAAEFNIDEVQGAFVHVSDVKESSKVGKEAARLMTQISGVRTGRFTIYDMTQVLSQVKSAYGMMTTVIGAIAGISLLVGGIGVMNIMLVSVTERTREIGLRKALGATRQKILTQFLIESMVLTILGGLIGLALASGVTALLGNAIPNVKPSISLNIALGSLIFSAFIGIVFGLLPANKASKLNPIEALRYE; encoded by the coding sequence ATGGAAAATTGGAAATTCGCCCTAAGTTCAATCATGGGGCACAAGATGCGTTCGTTTTTAACAACTTTAGGAATCATTATCGGTGTGGCTTCAGTGGTTGTCATTATGGCATTGGGTGAAGGAATGACAAATCAAGTCACTAATATGTTTGCTTCTGACAATCAAAATATTCAAATTTATTACACAACTAAGAAGTCAGATGATATTGATATTTTTGATGATGAAGACCCTACAGCGTCTGACAAAGGACCACAAATTAAGGAAGAGTGGTTGCAAAAAATCACAAGCGAGCTTCCGGGTGTTACGAATTACTATTTAACAAATGGGACAACATCAACAGTTGAGGAAAATCAGAAAAAATCTAAAAATGTTAATATAACAGGGGTAAACAAGACTTATTTTGCGGTTAAAAAATTCAAAGTACTAGCAGGACGAAGTTTTGAAAAGGGAGATTATGACCGTTTTTCTCGTATTGTTATGTTGGATACAAAATTAGCTGTTAAACTTTTCGGCAGCAATGATGCTGCGCTTAATCAGCAAGTTTCTATCGGTTCAAAAACCTATCTAGTTGTTGGCGTTTATAAAGATCCAGATGCTGGTTCGGCACAGTATGGCATGCAATCAGGCGGAAATGCTGTTATGACAAATACTCAGTTAGCTGCAGAGTTCAACATTGACGAGGTTCAGGGAGCATTTGTTCATGTCAGCGATGTTAAAGAATCGTCTAAAGTCGGAAAAGAAGCTGCTCGTTTGATGACACAGATTTCTGGTGTTAGAACTGGTCGATTTACAATTTATGACATGACGCAAGTACTTTCTCAGGTGAAATCAGCTTATGGCATGATGACAACGGTTATCGGTGCTATTGCAGGTATTTCATTGCTTGTTGGTGGTATTGGTGTCATGAATATCATGTTAGTATCTGTAACTGAGAGAACACGTGAGATTGGTTTACGTAAAGCTCTCGGTGCTACGCGCCAGAAAATTTTGACTCAATTTTTGATTGAATCAATGGTCTTAACAATTTTAGGTGGATTGATTGGGCTTGCCTTAGCGTCTGGAGTGACAGCCTTGCTTGGAAATGCTATTCCAAATGTTAAACCATCTATTTCTCTAAATATTGCACTAGGTAGCCTTATCTTTTCAGCCTTTATCGGTATTGTATTTGGGCTATTACCGGCTAACAAAGCAAGTAAACTAAATCCAATTGAAGCCCTTCGTTATGAATAA
- a CDS encoding TVP38/TMEM64 family protein, with amino-acid sequence MYDTLKKLVKFLGIFSIALTVLFLVYLFKNMDILNNPDALTRALKGHLILGSIGFLLLQIIQVVIPIIPGGVTTVVGFMAFGPILGFILNYVGIVIGSIILFLLTRRYGKPFILLFVDEKSFKHYEQKLASSTYETVFALNMASPISPADILVMVTGLSRMSFKRFLYIILICKPISIVAFSYFWIYGGRFIKSFL; translated from the coding sequence ATGTATGATACTTTGAAGAAGTTGGTTAAATTTTTGGGAATTTTTTCAATTGCTTTGACTGTTTTATTTTTAGTCTATCTATTTAAGAACATGGATATTTTAAATAACCCTGATGCTTTAACAAGAGCGCTTAAAGGCCATTTGATTCTAGGTAGCATTGGATTTCTACTATTACAAATTATTCAAGTTGTTATCCCGATTATTCCAGGTGGTGTGACAACGGTTGTTGGTTTTATGGCATTTGGACCAATTCTGGGATTTATTCTGAATTATGTTGGAATTGTGATTGGTAGCATCATTCTATTTTTGCTTACGAGGCGATATGGTAAACCGTTTATTTTATTATTTGTAGATGAGAAATCATTTAAGCATTATGAGCAAAAATTGGCATCATCAACATATGAAACTGTATTTGCTTTGAATATGGCTTCTCCTATATCACCAGCAGATATTTTGGTTATGGTAACCGGCTTATCAAGAATGTCCTTTAAACGATTCTTATACATTATCTTAATTTGCAAGCCGATTTCGATTGTTGCTTTTAGTTATTTTTGGATATATGGTGGACGATTCATCAAAAGTTTTTTGTGA
- the pfkB gene encoding 1-phosphofructokinase: MIYTVTLNPSIDFIVRLDHLELGSVNRMTSDDKFAGGKGINVSRILQRLDVDNTATGFIGGFTGRFVENGLIAEGIKTNFVQVSEDTRINVKIKAGEETEINGAGPKISDEKLEELKAILAGLSSEDTVVFAGSAPSSLGNQVYNTLIPIAKKAGAEVVCDFEGQTLLDSLNYQPLLVKPNNHELADIFGVELNGLEDIEKYAREILAKGAKNVIISMAGDGALLVTPEAAYFAKPIKGTVENSVGAGDSMVAGFTGEYVKSGDPIEALKWGVACGTATTFSNDLATAEFIKETYQEVEVEKL, translated from the coding sequence ATGATTTACACAGTAACGCTGAATCCATCAATCGATTTTATCGTACGTTTGGATCATTTAGAACTTGGTAGCGTTAACCGCATGACTAGCGATGACAAATTCGCTGGTGGTAAAGGTATCAATGTTAGTCGTATCTTGCAACGTTTGGATGTCGATAATACAGCAACTGGATTTATCGGTGGATTTACTGGACGTTTTGTTGAAAATGGTTTGATTGCAGAAGGTATCAAAACAAACTTTGTTCAAGTTTCTGAAGATACACGTATCAACGTTAAAATCAAAGCTGGTGAAGAAACAGAAATCAATGGTGCTGGTCCAAAAATTTCAGATGAAAAACTTGAAGAATTAAAAGCAATTCTTGCTGGTCTTTCAAGTGAAGATACTGTAGTTTTTGCAGGTTCAGCTCCAAGTAGCCTTGGTAATCAAGTTTACAACACATTGATTCCAATTGCTAAAAAAGCTGGTGCAGAAGTAGTTTGTGACTTTGAAGGTCAAACACTTTTAGATTCATTAAACTATCAACCACTTTTAGTAAAACCAAATAATCACGAATTAGCAGATATCTTTGGTGTAGAATTGAACGGTCTTGAAGACATCGAAAAATACGCCCGTGAAATTCTTGCAAAAGGTGCTAAAAACGTTATTATTTCAATGGCTGGTGACGGTGCTTTGCTAGTAACACCAGAAGCAGCTTACTTTGCAAAACCAATCAAAGGCACTGTTGAAAATTCTGTTGGTGCTGGAGATTCTATGGTTGCCGGATTTACTGGTGAATACGTTAAATCAGGTGACCCAATCGAAGCTCTTAAATGGGGTGTCGCATGTGGTACAGCAACGACATTCTCAAATGATTTAGCAACAGCTGAATTCATTAAAGAAACATATCAAGAAGTAGAGGTAGAAAAACTATGA
- a CDS encoding KH domain-containing protein, protein MDTIENLIIAIVKPLISQPDNLTIKIEDTPEFLEYHLDLDAQDIGRVIGKKGRTITAIRSIVYSVPTQGKKVRLVIDEKGEE, encoded by the coding sequence ATGGATACCATTGAAAATCTTATTATCGCTATTGTGAAACCTTTGATTTCACAACCAGATAATCTTACCATTAAAATTGAAGATACACCTGAGTTTTTAGAATATCATCTGGATTTGGATGCACAGGACATCGGTCGTGTTATCGGTAAAAAAGGTCGTACCATTACAGCGATAAGATCGATTGTCTATTCGGTACCAACTCAAGGTAAAAAAGTAAGACTCGTTATTGATGAAAAAGGAGAAGAGTAG
- the rpsP gene encoding 30S ribosomal protein S16: MAVKIRLTRMGSKKKPFYRINVADSRAPRDGRFIETVGTYNPLIEENQVSLKEERVLEWLSKGAQPSDTVRNILSKQGVMKKFHDSKFSK, from the coding sequence ATGGCAGTAAAAATCCGTTTAACTCGTATGGGTTCTAAGAAAAAACCTTTCTACCGTATCAACGTAGCTGATTCACGTGCTCCACGTGACGGTCGTTTCATCGAAACAGTTGGTACTTACAACCCACTTATCGAAGAAAACCAAGTATCACTTAAAGAAGAACGTGTTCTTGAATGGTTGTCTAAAGGTGCTCAACCTTCAGATACAGTTCGTAACATCCTTTCTAAACAAGGCGTTATGAAAAAATTCCACGATTCAAAATTCTCAAAATAA
- a CDS encoding PTS fructose transporter subunit IIABC: protein MKIQDLLRKDVMILDLKATSKEAVIDEMITSLVEHGVVTDFDTFKQGIMNREAQTSTGLGDGIAMPHSKNAAVKEATVLFAKSTAGVDYEALDGQPTYLFFMIAAPDGANDTHLAALAELSKYLLKDGFADQLRKVTTANEVIATFNAAEEDNKAKEEVKAAPVSDDKPLIVAVTACTTGIAHTYMAEEALIKQGEEMGVTVRVETNGASGVGNRLTTDEIARAKGVIVAADKAVEMARFDGKQLVSRPVADGIKKTEELINIILDGKADTYKAAAGSSTEEKESSEKLSLGAAFYKHLMSGVSQMLPFVIGGGIMIALAFLIDNILGVPKDQLSNLGTYHQAAAYFKTIGNAAFGFMLPILAGYIAYSIAEKPGLVAGFVAGAIASSGAAWGNLEGTPSGFLGALVGGFLAGWLVNLVKKACAGLPRSLEGIKSILLYPLLGVFLTGFAMLFVNIPMAAINTGLNNFLGGLQGASAVLLGAILGGMMAIDMGGPFNKAAYVFGTGTLAASVASGGSVAMASVMAGGMVPPLAVFVATLLFKNKFTEEERNSGLTNIIMGLSFITEGAIPFGAADPARAIPSFVVGSAVAGGLVGAFGIKLMAPHGGIFVIALTSAPILYLIFVIIGAIVAGVLFGALKKEK from the coding sequence ATGAAAATTCAAGACTTGCTCAGAAAAGATGTCATGATTCTTGATTTGAAAGCAACTTCAAAAGAAGCTGTTATCGATGAAATGATTACAAGCCTTGTTGAACACGGAGTTGTCACTGACTTTGATACTTTTAAACAAGGTATCATGAACCGTGAAGCTCAAACATCAACTGGTTTAGGTGACGGTATCGCTATGCCACACAGCAAAAACGCTGCTGTAAAAGAAGCAACAGTCCTTTTTGCTAAATCTACTGCTGGTGTTGACTATGAAGCCTTGGATGGACAACCAACATACCTATTCTTCATGATCGCTGCACCAGATGGAGCAAATGATACTCACTTGGCAGCCCTTGCTGAACTTTCAAAATACCTTTTGAAAGACGGTTTTGCAGATCAATTGCGTAAAGTAACTACTGCTAATGAAGTTATTGCAACATTTAACGCTGCAGAAGAAGATAACAAAGCAAAAGAAGAAGTCAAAGCTGCTCCAGTTTCAGACGATAAACCACTTATCGTTGCTGTAACAGCATGTACAACTGGTATTGCACACACTTACATGGCAGAAGAAGCCCTCATCAAACAAGGTGAAGAAATGGGTGTAACAGTTCGTGTTGAAACAAATGGTGCATCAGGTGTTGGTAACCGATTGACAACTGATGAAATTGCTCGCGCTAAAGGTGTTATCGTTGCTGCTGATAAAGCTGTTGAAATGGCTCGTTTCGACGGCAAACAATTGGTATCTCGTCCAGTTGCTGACGGTATCAAGAAAACTGAAGAATTAATTAACATTATCCTTGATGGTAAAGCTGACACTTACAAAGCTGCAGCGGGTTCTTCTACTGAAGAAAAAGAATCAAGTGAAAAACTTAGCCTTGGTGCTGCCTTCTACAAACACTTGATGAGTGGTGTTTCTCAAATGTTGCCATTCGTTATCGGTGGTGGTATCATGATTGCACTTGCATTCTTGATTGATAACATTTTGGGTGTGCCAAAAGATCAACTTTCTAACTTGGGTACATATCACCAAGCAGCTGCTTACTTCAAAACAATTGGTAATGCTGCCTTTGGCTTCATGCTTCCAATCTTGGCAGGTTACATTGCTTACTCAATCGCTGAAAAACCAGGTCTTGTAGCTGGTTTCGTAGCTGGTGCGATTGCTTCAAGTGGTGCCGCATGGGGTAACCTTGAAGGAACTCCTTCAGGATTCCTTGGTGCTCTTGTTGGTGGTTTCCTTGCTGGTTGGCTTGTAAACCTTGTTAAAAAAGCATGTGCTGGCCTTCCACGTTCACTTGAAGGTATTAAATCTATCTTGCTTTACCCATTACTTGGTGTCTTCTTGACAGGTTTTGCAATGTTGTTCGTCAACATTCCAATGGCTGCAATTAACACAGGTTTGAACAACTTCCTTGGAGGTCTTCAAGGTGCGTCAGCTGTTCTTCTAGGTGCTATCCTTGGTGGAATGATGGCTATCGATATGGGTGGACCATTTAACAAAGCTGCTTACGTCTTTGGTACAGGTACACTTGCTGCATCTGTAGCATCAGGTGGTTCAGTTGCTATGGCATCAGTTATGGCTGGTGGTATGGTTCCGCCACTTGCAGTATTTGTTGCAACTCTTCTTTTCAAAAACAAATTCACTGAAGAAGAACGTAACTCAGGTTTGACAAACATTATCATGGGTCTTTCATTCATCACAGAAGGTGCTATCCCATTTGGTGCTGCTGACCCTGCTCGTGCTATTCCAAGCTTCGTGGTAGGTTCTGCTGTAGCTGGTGGTCTTGTCGGAGCATTCGGTATTAAATTGATGGCTCCACACGGTGGTATCTTTGTTATCGCATTGACAAGCGCTCCAATTCTTTACCTTATCTTTGTTATCATTGGAGCAAT
- a CDS encoding ABC transporter ATP-binding protein, whose amino-acid sequence MTDEKKPLIQLNNIIKSYQNGDQELNVLKGIDLTVYEGEFLAIMGPSGSGKSTLMNIIGLLDRPTSGDYSLNGKQIEELKEKELARVRNEEIGFVFQQFFLLSKLSALQNVELPLIYAGVGASKRRQLAKQFLEKVELSERMKHLPSELSGGQKQRVAIARALVNNPSIILADEPTGALDTKTSIQIMDLLTELNREGKTIVMVTHEPEVADFATRKIIIRDGDITRDITESVRID is encoded by the coding sequence GTGACAGATGAGAAAAAACCACTAATTCAATTAAATAATATTATAAAATCTTACCAGAATGGCGATCAAGAACTCAATGTTTTAAAAGGAATTGATTTGACAGTTTATGAAGGTGAATTTCTTGCCATTATGGGACCATCTGGTTCAGGTAAATCAACCTTGATGAACATTATCGGTCTCTTGGATAGACCAACATCTGGTGATTATAGCTTGAATGGCAAACAGATCGAAGAACTCAAAGAAAAAGAACTAGCCAGAGTTAGAAACGAAGAAATTGGATTTGTCTTCCAACAATTCTTCCTTCTTTCTAAACTATCAGCTTTACAAAATGTTGAACTTCCACTCATTTACGCTGGTGTCGGTGCTTCAAAGCGTCGTCAATTAGCAAAACAATTTTTAGAAAAAGTTGAGTTGAGCGAACGAATGAAGCATTTGCCGTCTGAGTTGTCTGGTGGACAAAAGCAACGTGTCGCTATTGCGCGTGCTTTGGTCAATAATCCTTCAATTATTCTTGCTGATGAGCCAACAGGTGCCCTTGATACTAAGACAAGTATTCAAATCATGGACTTATTGACGGAGTTAAATCGTGAAGGAAAAACGATTGTTATGGTAACGCACGAGCCTGAGGTGGCTGATTTTGCAACACGAAAAATTATTATTCGTGATGGTGATATTACAAGAGATATCACAGAAAGTGTTCGAATTGATTAA
- a CDS encoding DeoR/GlpR family DNA-binding transcription regulator, which yields MARILKSKRKQLIMEKLSHDKFVRLDDLVSLLDTSESTVRRDLDELESERKLHRVHGGAELPHSLQEEFTNQQKSIKNIQEKMLVAKKAASLISNDDVVFVDAGTTNELLLGYLSQDNLTVVTNSIHHAAKLVDKNIQTIIIGGHVKKSTDASIGTVAYEQIKQLNFDKAFLGINGIDEEFLTTPDMEEAVIKKTVIENARKLYVVTDSSKIGRVSFAKVDKIENATIITNQSSGALMKKIKENTRVIEV from the coding sequence GTGGCGAGGATTCTAAAGTCTAAGCGAAAGCAGTTAATCATGGAAAAACTTTCCCATGATAAGTTTGTTCGGCTAGATGATTTAGTGAGCCTACTAGATACCTCTGAATCCACTGTTCGAAGGGATTTAGACGAGCTTGAAAGTGAGCGAAAACTTCACCGCGTACATGGCGGAGCAGAACTTCCTCACTCTCTCCAAGAGGAATTTACCAATCAACAAAAATCTATCAAAAACATTCAAGAAAAAATGCTGGTAGCTAAAAAAGCGGCATCCTTGATTTCAAATGATGATGTTGTATTTGTAGATGCAGGAACAACTAATGAATTGTTATTAGGCTATTTAAGTCAAGATAATTTGACTGTTGTAACCAATTCAATTCACCATGCGGCTAAGTTGGTTGATAAAAACATTCAGACCATTATTATTGGTGGGCATGTTAAGAAATCAACAGATGCTAGCATTGGAACTGTGGCTTATGAGCAAATTAAGCAGTTAAATTTTGATAAAGCTTTTTTAGGTATTAATGGTATCGATGAGGAATTTTTAACGACACCAGATATGGAGGAAGCTGTTATCAAGAAAACTGTGATTGAAAATGCTAGAAAGTTATACGTCGTTACAGATTCATCAAAAATCGGTCGGGTATCCTTTGCCAAGGTCGATAAGATTGAGAATGCTACAATTATTACCAATCAATCTAGCGGAGCACTGATGAAAAAAATAAAAGAAAATACGAGGGTAATTGAAGTATGA
- a CDS encoding NAD(P)/FAD-dependent oxidoreductase has product MSENREIYDITIIGGGPVGLFAAFYAGLRGVSVKIIESLSELGGQPAVLYPEKMIYDVAGFPGITAADLTENLIKQLDRFKDSTAICLKEEVKTFEKDGDIFTIETNKGQHFSHAIVIACGNGAFAPRTLGLEGEEAYDDNNLFYNVHKLDQFAGKDVVICGGGDSAVDWANHLDGLAKSVTIVHRRDAFRAHEHSVEVLKESNVNILTPYVPFELSGDGQFVKSLTVQKVKSDETVELPLDALIVSFGFSTSNKNLKNWNVDYKRSSIAVSPLFETSQEGVYAIGDAADYEGKVDLIATGFGEAPTAINQAIKYIFPDRDNRVVHSTSLINE; this is encoded by the coding sequence GTGTCAGAAAATCGTGAAATCTATGATATTACTATCATTGGTGGTGGACCTGTTGGTTTGTTTGCAGCCTTTTACGCTGGTTTGCGCGGCGTTTCGGTGAAAATCATTGAAAGTTTATCTGAACTTGGTGGACAACCTGCAGTTCTTTATCCAGAAAAAATGATTTATGACGTTGCTGGTTTTCCTGGAATTACAGCAGCTGATTTGACTGAAAATTTGATCAAGCAATTAGATCGTTTTAAAGATAGCACAGCTATTTGCCTTAAAGAAGAAGTCAAAACATTTGAAAAAGATGGTGATATTTTTACTATCGAAACAAATAAAGGTCAACATTTTTCACATGCTATCGTGATTGCATGTGGTAATGGTGCTTTTGCCCCTCGTACACTTGGTTTGGAAGGTGAAGAAGCTTACGATGACAACAACCTTTTCTACAACGTTCACAAACTTGACCAATTTGCTGGTAAAGATGTGGTTATTTGTGGTGGTGGTGATTCTGCTGTTGACTGGGCGAATCACTTAGATGGCTTGGCTAAAAGTGTAACTATTGTGCACCGTCGTGATGCTTTTCGTGCTCATGAACATAGTGTAGAAGTTTTGAAAGAGTCAAACGTAAACATTTTGACACCTTATGTGCCATTTGAACTTTCTGGTGATGGTCAATTTGTTAAAAGTTTGACAGTTCAAAAAGTGAAATCTGATGAAACTGTTGAATTGCCACTTGACGCTTTGATTGTAAGTTTTGGATTTTCAACATCAAATAAAAACCTTAAAAATTGGAATGTGGATTACAAACGTTCAAGCATTGCGGTTTCACCATTATTTGAAACTAGTCAAGAAGGTGTTTACGCAATTGGTGATGCGGCTGATTATGAAGGTAAGGTTGATTTGATTGCGACTGGTTTTGGTGAAGCACCAACAGCAATTAACCAAGCTATTAAGTATATCTTCCCTGACCGTGATAATCGTGTTGTTCACTCGACATCATTAATCAATGAATAA